The window TTATTAATTTTAATAAAGCTTCTGCAGCGAATGTAGCAGCATCTTCATGTACATCGGGGAAACCCATTTTATGTAAGCCTAATCCTTTTTCCAGTTTTGCAGTTTCAATTCCTCTTTTTTCTGCTAAATCTTTAATTTCCAAATACAAAGAAGGTACATAATAACTTGCTGCCTCAATTCCAAAAGCCATAATCATCAAATTTTAAACTAATTTATGAAAGATGTGATAAAAAACAGTGGAGAATCGTCTATATTTTTGCTGATTACACAAAATTTAATCAATAAAAAAGCACCTCATGAGAGATGCTTTAGTTATGATATAAATATTTATCTATTTAAAATTTTCAATCGCTTTATTGATTGCGTCAATTTGCGGATTGATGCTTGATGCTTTTTGAGGATTCTGCTTAAGAAGTTCCATTTTCTTATTCAAACCGTCTTTCAACATTTGGGTAATCAACATTTTTACTTGCGGGTTATCTCCCATTTGTCCTTTAGCCTGACCTAAAATTTTTGTAATACTTTCTGTAGCTTTTAAATTATCTGAAGACATGATCCAGTTGTAGCCTTCTTCAGCCACTTTTCCTAATTCAGGATCCTGGAATTTCACAAAAGGATAAAATGCTGCGATCGAAGCAATATTTGCCATCTGAGAAGTCACTTTATTTTTAACCACAACAGGTAATAACTGAGTCATCATCTCTTCTGAAGCACCATCCAATTCAATTTTATCAACTAAACCATTTATTTTTGAAGGATCTACAGCTATAACTGCCGCCAAAGAATTTACTTTTACAGAATTGGAAACCGCATTTACTCCTTTTTCAAAAATCGGAACATATTTTTTGTCTTTAGTTTTAGCTAAAGCCGCAATTGCTACACCCTGAACCAAAGTTTTAGGATCATTTGAAGCTAATTTTTCGACATCACTTCCCATCGCTTTCATTTGTTCAGAATTACTTAAATCCATCAACTCTAAAGCTTTCATTCTTACTCTGAAGAAAGGATCTTTTATTGCGGCAGCTAATAATTTTGTTGCTGCAGGATTTTTACCAACTTGATCTTTTATTGCATTTAAAGCGATGTATTTGCTTTTAAACTCTTTAGAATTGGTAAACTGCAATAAATTCTGCTCCGGAGTTTTAGATTCGGTAACATCGGCTACCAAAACTCCGTCTGCATTGATATTAACAAGATCCGGATTTTTAGACGAATCGAATGTAAATGTGTTTTTTGCAGTCGCATTCGCCCAAACATTGTATCTTTTTGGTTTACCATTATCATAAACATCTATGGCCAAAGGAAATTCAAAAGGTAAATCCTGAGATTGATTCAAAGTAACCATAACCTGTTTTTTTACCGGCTCGAAAGTGTAAGTATAATTTAATTTTGGATTTCCGCTTCCGAAATACCATTGATTGAAGAACCAGTTTAAATCTTTACCCGAAACTTTTTCAAATGACAATCTCAACTGATGTGCTTCAGCATTTTTATATTCGTTCGTTTTAAGATAATCTGTAACTCCTGCGAAAAAGGCATCATCACCCAAATAATTTCTCAACATATGAAGAATTCCACCTCCTTTTTGATAGGTTACCAAATCGAATACATCTTCTCGCGAACCATAATCAAATCTAACCAAATCTTTTTTGAAATCTGAAGGATTGTGAATGTAGTGATTCACATCTTCCATCTGATGATAATCTGCCTGGTCTTTTCCGTATTTGTATTCGTTCCAAAGATATTCTGAATAGTTGGCAAAAGATTCATTAACCGTAAGATTACTCCAGCTTTCTGCTGTTACCAAATCTCCAAACCAATGATGGAACAATTCGTGAGCAATGGTGTCTTCCCATTTGTTCTCATCAATTAATTGTCCAGGTTTTTGAAGAATATCGCTTCCGTGAAGTGTTGCAGTGGTATTTTCCATCGCTCCGGAAACGTAATCTCTACCAGAAATTTGAGCATATTTTGCCCAAGGATAATCGTAGCCTAATTTTTTAGAGAAAAAGTCAATCATTTCCGGTGTGTTTCCGTAAATCTGTTTTGCATATGGTTCGTATGCCTTTTCAATGTAGTAATCTACAGGAATATTTTTCCATTTGTCTTTTACAACAGCATAATCACCAACTCCCATGAAGAAAAGATAAGTTGAATGCCTCTTATCCATCACCCAATGGTCGGTTCTTAAATCGTTGGATTCTTTTTTAGATTCTTTAAGAATTCCATTAGAAAGAGTAACGTATTTATCAGGAACTGTCATGAAGATTTCCTGAGTAGTCTTCTGATTCGGTTTATCAATGGTAGGAAACCATGCTGACGATGATTCTGTTTCTCCTTGAGTCCAGATTTGTGTTGGTTTTCCTTCTTCTTTTCCTTGAGCATTAATGAAATAGAGTCCTTTTGCATCATTTATTGCTGCACTTCCTTCTTGTTTCACTTCATTCGGACGAGAAGTATATTTGATGTAAACCGTATAATCCTGATTTCTTGTATACGTTTTATCTAAGTTTATCTTTAAAACATCATCTTTATAATCATATTTTAAAGGAGATTTTTTACCGTTATTATCTAAAGCTACTTCGTGAATCAACATTCCTTTTGCATCAAGTGTCAATTCATTAGAAGGATAAAAATACGGGGAGGCTGTTAACCATTCTTCGCCATTCATCTGCTCTTTTTGATAATCAAAATTGACTTTAAGTTTAGTGTGTTTAAGCTCCGTAACTTTTGTATGGGTTGCTCTGTAAACTTTTTCTCTTCCCGAAGTTTCTGTTTGTGCAGATACATTTGCGGAGAACAAAACTCCCAGTATTGCGATAGATAAAATGGCTTTTCTCATCCTTTTCTATATTATTATTTTTTTTGAATTATTTTTTAATTAGAATGTCAAAAATATCGTTGACCAATGTTTCGTAATCACCTTTTTTCAACTGTTCTTTTGTTTTTGCGAAAGCTTTTTTAAGTTCACTTTCCGGATTTTCGTCGTCGATAATTTCAATATCATTAATTCCTTTCACTTGAAGCAAAAGTTCTTTCAATTTTTCAACATCCGTATTTTCTTCAATAGTGATTTTCAGTGATTTCATAAATGATAAGTAGATATTTTGGTGTGAAAGTTACAAAAAAAGTGAAGCTTTGTACTTCACTTGGTTATTTATTAAGTATGATTTCTAAGTTGTCAGGATTACCTTTAGATGGTAGAAATAATAAAATTTCTATGCAATCAATTTGTATTTCAAAATATACTTTAACTTGCTTTTTTCCTAATAAAGCAAATCGTAGTTTATTATCTAAGTTTACTGTGGGATAAGAAATTATTTGTCATTTAATGATTGCTTAAATTTCTTTAAATCGTTTCTAAACAATTTTAATTCTCTTTCACTCCATCGATGATTCAAAAAATCAGTAATTTCTTGAAGACTTTTAATGGCATCTTTCGAAAAAATGATTTTCATTTCTTATTAAAAATCGAATCAATTAATTCTTCCGTAAACTCTTCATATTCGCCATTTTTAATTTGATTTCTGCTTTGTTCAATTACTTTTGCAAAGGCTTCAGAATTCTCAATTTCTTCCCAAGAATAGGTTTTATTGTTTTCAGAAATCTCAATATGATTAATGCCTTTTATCTGAGACAAAAGTTTTTTAATGAAAGGAACATCTGCATATTCGTCTAAACTGATTTTAATTTCCATAATTTCAGGATTTTAATCAAAGTTAAAGATTTTAAATAAAACTTTGACAAAGATTTTGAACTTTGGCAAAGGAGCTTATATTGCAACCGGAGCTTTAATTCCCGGATGCGGATTGTAATCTTCTAAAGTGAAATCTTCAAAATTAAAATCGAAAATATCTTTAATTTCAGGGTTGAGTTTCATCGTTGGCAAAGGTCTTGTTTCTCTGGAAAGCTGTTTATTAACCTGCTCAAAATGATTGTTATAAATATGTACATCCCCAAAAGTATGCACATAATCACCAACTTCTAAATCACAAACCTGAGCAACCATCATCAATAAAAGTGCATAGCTCGCAATATTGAAAGGAACTCCTAAGAAAACATCGGCACTTCTCTGATACAATTGAAGCGATAATTTTCCATCCGCTACATAAAACTGAAATAAAGCATGGCAAGGTGCCAAAGCCATATTCGGAATTTCAGCAGCGTTCCATGCAGAAACAATTAATCTTCTAGAATCAGGATTTTTTTTAATCTGTTCGATTACTTCAGAAAACTGGTCAACCACCTTTCCGTCGGCACCGTTCCAACTTCTCCATTGTGCGCCATAAACAGGACCTAAATCTCCGTTTTCATCGGCCCATTCGTTCCAAATAGAAACTCCGTTGTCGGTAAGGTATTTAATATTGGTATCGCCCTTTATGAACCAAAGCAATTCATAGATAATAGATTTTAAATGAACCTTTTTAGTCGTAACTAAAGGAAATCCCTTTGATAAATCGTAACGCAACTGGTATCCAAAAACACTTCGTGTTCCTGTTCCTGTTCTGTCGGTTTTATCGGTTCCGTTATCTAAAATATGCTGAAGTAAATCGAGGTAGTTTTGCATTGCGAAAAATTATCCCTCAAATTTAGAAAAAACTAAGTTTATAATCTTCATTTCAAAACTAAAGTTATCCATATCAATACGATTTCAATTTTCTATCAAAAAAAGCATTCAGAAAAATGAATGCTTCAATAATTTTATTTTTCTGAATATTAGACTGCTGTATAACCTCCATCAACCAAATAATACCCTCCCGTTATAAAAGATGATTTGTCAGAACTTAGAAAAAGTACCAATTCGGCAACTTCTTCAGACTTTCCTAATCTTCCCATTGGATGTTTTGCAATCAAAGCCTTTCTATGTTCGTCATCTAGCTGATTCAAAAGAGGAGTATCGATATAACCCGGTCCTACAGCATTACAACGGATGTTTTTCTGACCATATTCTGCTCCGATATTTTTTGTTAAACCAACAACAGCGTGTTTTGTAGAAGTATAAGCTGAAGACAAGGGTGCTGCAACCGTTCCGTGGATTGATGCGATGTTTACGATTACGCCACCTCCATTTTTCTCCATTTGCGTCAATTCGTATTTACAACCGTAGAAAACACCATCGAGATTAATATCAATTACTTTTTTCCATCCGTCAAGGCTGTAATCTCCTGTTGGGTTTGTTTCACCGCCAATTCCGGCATTGTTACAAGCAATATCTAATTTCCCATAAGTTTCAACGGTAGCTTTTACCAAAGCTTCAACCTGTTCGGGATTTGAAGTGTCGGCTTTTACAAAAGTTGCTTCTCCGCCTGCAGATTTTATTTCTTCAACTGCAGATTTCCCGTGCTCTTCATTGATATCTGAAACAATAACTTTTGCTCCTTCTTTAGCGTATAATTTTGCGATAGCAAGCCCAATTCCTGAACCAGCACCAGTAACCAATGCTACTTTATTATCTAAGATTTTCATAATAAATGATATTTAATTATGATATTAAAATCAACAAAAATTATGCAAAGAGACATTTAGAAAAGTTAATAAATTCACAATTGTTTCTTTTAGAATCAATAATATTTTTTAAACTTAAAAACTACTGAATTTCAATAATTATCTGATTCATCGTATTGAGTGAGAAAAAATCGTTTTTCTGTTTTCCGTTCATTGCTTTTGCCAACGGAGATTCAGGAGAAATACAGATAATTTTTTGATTTTCAAAAGTAATTTCACCCAAAGAAACCGAAATAAAAAACAATCCCTTTTCAGTTTTTACAATCGCACCTTTTTCTGCTTTCTCAGACTGTTTTGGAAGTATTATTTTCAGAAAATCCTGTTGCTTCAAAACTTCATTTAATTGAACCTGAAGATTATTAATTTCCTGCTGAAGCATTTCTCTTCCTGTTTCGTATTTATCGCCCATCGAACTTTTTGTATCGTTACTTGATACACGGGTTTCAGAAATTAGTTTCTCGAAGTTGCTGATTTTTTCGGAAAGTTTTAATTTAACAGTATTGATAAGTGAAGATTTGTTCATATTAAGTTTTGGCTAAAGCCTTTCTTTTTATTCATTAAAAAACGGGCTAAAGCCCGCTTCCATTATAATATATTTTTAAAGTTATGCATTTTGATTTAATTTTAAAAGAAAAAACAATGTATAACTTTATGCCAATTTATTTTTCAAAAACTGCGTAATCTGAAACTTTAAAATTAAAGTTTTTCTCGGTATTGAAATCTCTTTTCATGCCATCAAAAATATTTTTAAAAACTCCGGCTACATTTTCATCTTCAATCGTAAATTCTACATTTTCTTTTGAAAAATTGAGCACTACTAAAACTTCATTCCATTTATTTTTTCTTATGTAAGCGAAAACTTTATCATTAGCAGACGTATTTAAAAGATAAGTTACCACATTTGAATCACCGGCTCTTAAAGCAGGGTTTGAAGATTTTAAATTTAAAAGTTTGGCATAAAAATCAGTCATTTGGCAATGATTTGTCCACTCAATTGGGTCTTTTTCGAAAAATTCTAGTCTTTTCAAATTAGGAAGTTCCTGCCCTGAATACAATAACGGTATTCCGTTCCAGGTTGCTGAAAATACTGCCATTGGTTTGGTAATATCGCCGTACTTTTCATATTCTGTTCCGTTCCAAGAATTTTCATCATGGTTGCTTGTAAACCAAGCTCTCATTGAAGAATCTCCGATTTGAGAATATTTTCTAAGCAAATCTACAAGTTCGTGAATCGGTTGATTGTCTTTATAAAATTCGGCAGATTTGTGCATCCATTTCCAAGAATAGCTTGCATCAAAAACTTTTCCGTATTCTGGGCTTTCCAATTCATCAAACTCACCAATCCAAAAAAGAGGTTTTATCTTTTCTACTTCAGGTCTTGCTTCTTTCCAAAAATCTACCGTTACCCAAGAAGCCAGATCGCATCTGAAACCATCAATATCGGTTTCTTCAATCCAGAATTTCATTGCATCAATCATGGCTTTCCTCATTTCCAGATTTTGATGATCGAGCTCGATAATATCATCCATTCCTGAAGCCATTTTGAAATCACCATTTTCTTTCTTATAAAATTCAGGATTTGTTTCCGTCCAGACATGATCCCAACCTGTGTGATTGGCAACCCAATCGATGATTACTTTGAAACCTAAACGGTGCGCTTCATTTACTAAATGCTTGAAATCGTCCATCGTTCCAAATTCAGGATTGATTGACGTATAATCTGAAGCGGCATAAGGACTTCCAAGACTTCCTTTTTTATTTTTTTGAGCAATCGGAGTAATCGGCATGAACCACAGCGTTTTAACACCCATATTTTTCAGACGTGGCATTTCTTTTTCGAATGCTCTGAAAGTGCCTTCTTTAGTATATTGTCTTACGTTAACTTCATATATATTGGTGGTATGCTTCCATTCTTGAGGTAAATTCATATTCGTTTTCATTTTAAAGTAAAAAGAAACATATTCTGTTTCTAAAAAGTAGTTTTACAACCCGTTTAAGTTTATTGTTTAAAATTTTCAATCAACGTTTTATAAAATTCTCGATGATTGTACAGATTTAGCAGATGAAAAAATAAATCGATGATTTTCTTAATCAATAAAATCTGCTGGATAAATTAATTTAAACAAGTTTTAAACTTTTGCAAAAATAAGGAATTGAATTTTAAATTTATTTGAAACAAAAAACCCTGAATTTTACTTCAGGGCTGTATTTTAATTTTAATTTTTATCTTTCGTTGTCGTCGTCTTCATCATCGAAAGCATCGTCGTTGTAGTCATCTTCTTCCTCGTCATCAAAATCGTCGTCTTCATCTGCAAAGTTATTGCTTCCACCACCGAAATCATCTTCAAAACTGAAATCGTCATCCATTAAAGGCATTGCTGATTTTTTGTTTTTTGATCCTGCAGCACTTTTGCTTGGAGCTTTTAGAGGAGCATTTCCGAATCGGTAAGTTGTAATCGGATAGTTTACCCCTTTAGTTTCTTCTACCACTTCTACTAATTCGCAGAAAAATTCCCAAAGATCGAGCAACCCGTACTGAAACTGCGCTTTGTCGCCAGCAGACTCGAATGCTTCATCGATGTATACATCTGACATAATCTCGCCATCACCATCATCACTCATATCTTCCAGAGGTACGCTTTTTACAACAGTACCATCTTCTTCGAGAAGATTAAAAGTAGACAGCTCATCACCACTAAGGTTGAATGCACTTTTAATTCCCAAATGTAAGTTCCAGAGTGTTTGTTTTCCTTTGACTTCTACATCGCGGAAAATATCTTCTTTCGTATCTAATATTACACGGATCTTGTAAACCATATCAGTATTTCAATTACTTTTTGCCTTTATTTATTATGATAAATTCTTGATGCAAATATATAATAAATGAGATTTTACAAAAAATATTTACTCATTTTTTAGAAACTTTTTTTTCCTTACATTTCGCCAAAATCATTTACTTTTTTCAAGCATAAAACTAAATTTTGTACCTTCCAAGTAAACGCTTTCAACCGTAATATTTTCGTTATGAGCCTCTAGTATGTGTTTTACAATGGCTAATCCTAACCCGGAGCCACCTTGTCTTCTGCTTCGGCTGGTTTCTACTCGGTAAAATCTTTCAAAAATTCTTGGTAAAAGTTCAGCTTTTATTCCCATCCCGTTATCAATTACTTCGATAAGTACTTTATTTTTGAGAACGCTTGTTTTTACCACTACTCTCGCTTCCTGTCTGTTGGCGTAATGAATAGCATTTGAAATTAAATTAATAAAAACCTGAGAAATTTTCTGTTTGTCGGCTTCCACAAAAATCTGGCTGTGTAAAGTCTGAAGCTGTAAAACGGTATTGTTTTTTTCGGCTTCAAGATCTAGGAGGTCAAAGATTTCTTTAATCAGAATATTAACGTCAAATTTTGAAACGGTAAGATTGATTTCACCCGCTTCTAACCTGTTGATCATATCGAGATCTTTCACAATGTCTATTAACCTTTCTACAGAAATACCGATTCTTTCTAAATATTTATCACGAATCGTCAGGTTGTCTACTCCACCGTCAACCAAAGTTTCTACATAACCCTGGATAGAAAAAAGTGGTGTTTTCAGCTCATGCGAAACATTTCCGATATATTCTTTACGGTAGCTTTCCATTTCCTTCATCATATCCATCTCGGTAAGCTGTTGCTGATTGAAGTCTGAAAATCTTTCACCCAATTCTTTCAGCGTAATATTATTCTGATCGCTGTACACAATTTCTTCAGGAAGAATTTTTGAAATTTTTCTGACCTGTTTTTTTGCGTAATAATTAAAAAGCAGTTCTAAAACCACATAATTAATAATAAACATCAAAATAATACACAAAAAAAGACCAAACTTAAATTGTGAACTATGGTAATAAATATCTTTCAGTGAATCAAAAACAATCACTAAAATGAACATCACCAGTGTAAGCAGACATGATGATACTAAGGTAAGCCTGTAAAATTTCAATTTTACAAAATTTAAAGGTTAAATGTAAAGTTAGGATTTTTGAGTTAAACGATTAATTTATATCCTATCCCTTTTAAAGTCTGAATCGTGTTGATTCCTAATTTTTCTCTCAGTCTACGGATGTGTACATCGATGGTTCTTTCACCAACAATCACATCATTACCCCAAACTTTTTCAAGAATTTCTTCTCTTTTAAACACTTTTTCGGTGTTTGAAGCTAAAAGATAAAGCAAATCAAATTCTTTTTTAGGCAGTAAAAACTGCTGTCCACTTTTTGAAACTCTGAAGTTATCTTTATCAATAATTAAATCACCAACTTCTATCAGCTTAGCATTATCAGAAACCTGAGAAGTAAGCTGTAGTAATGCATTTACTTTAGAAATAAGAATCTTCGGTTTGATTAGTTTTACCACATAATCGTTTGCTCCTGCCTGAAAACCGGCTAGCTGAGAAAACTCTTCACTTCTTGCAGAAAGAAAAACGATAAGTGTTTTTTGCAGTTCTTTTACTTTACGAAGTTCTTGGCAAGTTTCGATCCCGTCTTTTTCGGGCATCATTACATCTAATAAGATCAAATCGGGAATAATTTCTTTGGCTTTTTCTATACCTTCGTTACCATTTGTAGCGGTATAAATGTCGTAACCTTCTTTTTCCAGATTGTAAGACAGAATCTCTAGAATATCGAGTTCATCGTCTATTAGAAGAATTTTCTTTTGGTTCATTTTCAATTTTTACGTTTCAAAGTTAATCAATTTTGAATGATGGATTAACACAATGGTTATCGTTCACATAAAGTTAACAATAATTTCCATTTCGTAATGTTTAGTTAAGAAAAATTTAAATTTCGCTAAACCATTTACACCAACAAACTTCTCTTCCTTTGCACCGAAAGTAATTAGTAAAAAAGAAAATGAATTTTAGAAAACTGAGTATCGCTGCATTATTCCTTACCACGACTGGTACTTTAATGTACGCTCAAGAAAAAAACGACACCGTAAAAAACGAAAAGAAAATTGAAGGTGTTATTATTAGAGGTTCTACAAAAAAAGGTACTGAAGCCAACTTAATTAACATGCAGAAAAAATCTGTCGAAGTTATTGAGAGAGTTGGATCTGTACAGCTGGCAAAACAAGGAGTTGGCGATGCTGCAACCGCAGTAACAAAAGCTACAGGAACACAAAAACAAGAAGGTAGCGGACAAATTTTCGTTAGAGGGTTAGGTGACAGATATAACAGTACGACACTTAATGGATTAACGATTCCTTCTGACGATCCTGAATTTAAAAACATTGATCTGGAGATTTTCAAAACTTCAATGATTGAATATATATCTCTAGATAAGGTCTATAATCCTAAATTTTCTGGTGATTTTGGTGGAGCAAATGTGAACATTGTTTCTAAAGAGCATACCGGAAAACCTTATTTTAAAATTGGTTTGGGAAGCAGCGTCAACATGCAGACGTATGATAAAAAAGATTTCAAACTTCAGGATGGAGGACCTGGATTTTTCGGATTTAAAGAGACTAAATTTATCAAGAAAAATCCTTATCAAACTTATCCTTTTACGACTAAGTGGAATTTTAAAAATGCCGAAAATCCTTTTAACACAGACATAAATATTGAAGGAGGTGCAACTTTAGGAAAACTATCAATCTTCGCTTACGGAGGATTTGAGAATTCTTATGAATTCAGCCAGGGACAGGAAGGTTTCTTTTTTGCCAGTGGAGTTCCTAGTTCTAACTTTACAGACGTACAACGTTCTATTTATAAAACAAATACAACGGGATTAATAAGTTTAGCTTATAAAATAAACAGCAATCATAAGATTAATTTCACATCAAACTACATTCATTCATCAATGCAGTCTGCGAAGATATACAAAGGATATTCTTATGATGTAGATAGAGAGGTAATCATCAACAGAGGTGACAACAAAATTACAAATACTTGGGTTAACCAATTGTTTGGAACTCATAAATTGGGAAGCGCTTGGAATGCAGATTGGGCATTGGGCTACAATATGTTGAACAGTAAGAGACCAGACCGTTTACAGAACACGATTGATGCTGAAAACTTCAATCTACTTGCAGGAAGTGCAATCAACAACCACAGATATTTTGATGAGCTTAAAGACAATACTGTTTTAGGACATTTCAATGTAAGCAGAAGTTTTGACAAATTTAAAGTTACAGTGGGTTATGATGGATCTTACAAAGACAGAAGATTTGATAATACAACGATTGGGATGAACTTCAGTTTAATTAATCCTGTTGACCCTAATAATATCGACGGTTTTATTAATGCTGGAAACAACAGTTTATTTTCTTATCAAACCTTCAAGAGTGGAGATAATATTTTTAAACCTTTTTACTACACAATTAAACAAAATCTTCAGTCAGGTCTTGCTAACGTAGATATTACACTTTCTGATAAATTCATTGTACAGGTTGGAGGTCGTTATGACTTCATCGATATGCAAACCAAGTGGACAGATCCATTAACTGGAGAAACACAAAGAAGCAAAAATAAAACATACAACAAGTTTTTACCTGCATTTAATGCAAAATATAGCTTCAACGACAAACAAAATTTAAGACTTGCATTCTCAAAAACATATACGTTACCACAGGCAAAAGAAATTATTCCAATTGCTTACTATGATGTTACTACCAATGTTTATGGTAACGAATTCTTAAATCCTTCAGATAACTACAATGTAGATTTAAAGTGGGAAATGTTTCCAAAATCAGGAGAATTATTATCTGTAACAGCATTCGGAAAATACATCCAAAATGCTATTGCTAGAACTACTTATTCTACTTCTGCACCAAGTGACATGACTTATTTTAACATTTCAAATTGGGGTTATATTTTGGGAGCTGAGCTAGAATACAGAAAAGATATTTACTCTTGGAGCAACTCAAAAATCTACACATTCATGAATGGTACTGTAATGCATTCTGAGCAAGAATTGAAAACCCCAACAGAATTAGCTAAAGAAAATGGTGGTAAAACTGCTGAATTCAGTGGACAAACCAAAGATGATATGCAAGGGGTAGCAGATTTTATTGCGAACGTAAACTTAGGATACAATTATAAGTGGAACAATGTAAACAGTTTAGACTTTGTAGTTTCTTACTCTCATGTTGGAAAAAATATGTTTGCAATAGGTACTAACAATGGAGGAAATTTCTACGAATTGGGTAGAGAAATTCTTGATGCTAATCTAAATTTCACATTAGACAATATAACAATCGGTGTTAACGCCAAAAATCTGATCAACCCTCATTACAAAATTGAGCAGGAAAATAAAGCAGGAACATTTATCCATAGAGACTACACGAGAGGACGTGAGTTGGGACTAAGCTTATCTTATAAATTTTAAAAATAAATCTTAAAAAATAGTTATGAAAAAAACATTCTTAAGAGCAGCTTTATGCTTTTCATTGGTAGCAGCAGTTACTACAACTCCAATCTCATGTAGTAGTGATGACGATACAACAGAAAACGTTTCAG is drawn from Chryseobacterium muglaense and contains these coding sequences:
- a CDS encoding TonB-dependent receptor domain-containing protein; translation: MNFRKLSIAALFLTTTGTLMYAQEKNDTVKNEKKIEGVIIRGSTKKGTEANLINMQKKSVEVIERVGSVQLAKQGVGDAATAVTKATGTQKQEGSGQIFVRGLGDRYNSTTLNGLTIPSDDPEFKNIDLEIFKTSMIEYISLDKVYNPKFSGDFGGANVNIVSKEHTGKPYFKIGLGSSVNMQTYDKKDFKLQDGGPGFFGFKETKFIKKNPYQTYPFTTKWNFKNAENPFNTDINIEGGATLGKLSIFAYGGFENSYEFSQGQEGFFFASGVPSSNFTDVQRSIYKTNTTGLISLAYKINSNHKINFTSNYIHSSMQSAKIYKGYSYDVDREVIINRGDNKITNTWVNQLFGTHKLGSAWNADWALGYNMLNSKRPDRLQNTIDAENFNLLAGSAINNHRYFDELKDNTVLGHFNVSRSFDKFKVTVGYDGSYKDRRFDNTTIGMNFSLINPVDPNNIDGFINAGNNSLFSYQTFKSGDNIFKPFYYTIKQNLQSGLANVDITLSDKFIVQVGGRYDFIDMQTKWTDPLTGETQRSKNKTYNKFLPAFNAKYSFNDKQNLRLAFSKTYTLPQAKEIIPIAYYDVTTNVYGNEFLNPSDNYNVDLKWEMFPKSGELLSVTAFGKYIQNAIARTTYSTSAPSDMTYFNISNWGYILGAELEYRKDIYSWSNSKIYTFMNGTVMHSEQELKTPTELAKENGGKTAEFSGQTKDDMQGVADFIANVNLGYNYKWNNVNSLDFVVSYSHVGKNMFAIGTNNGGNFYELGREILDANLNFTLDNITIGVNAKNLINPHYKIEQENKAGTFIHRDYTRGRELGLSLSYKF